A stretch of the Oncorhynchus clarkii lewisi isolate Uvic-CL-2024 chromosome 9, UVic_Ocla_1.0, whole genome shotgun sequence genome encodes the following:
- the LOC139415999 gene encoding CD48 antigen-like: MIRVELLVLSLLTVLSVVMGDTIGYLGESVTLSSGANPSWHITKITWSIYNNDTWIATFRSRNSNTEWLGKFKSRLSLNTSSGDLEIRDVQRGDELVYSVLLTHSQGEQQISKVPLTVTERLVEPSVQKVFSVLKDGHCVMALRCSSSVKDTRFSWEPEASFDGSFWRGSPNANVSVVWASYSPNRNVIFICTASNGLTNASKVVREICQDEQPKPDMVVEGENRVPGIIKLLLGFLFGCLLTYIFRESLTCLSIRFNKSRSINKLCPTLSGVEKNSSLPIERS; the protein is encoded by the exons TGGTGATGGGAGATACCATTGGCTACCTGGGAGAGTCTGTCACCTTATCCTCTGGAGCCAATCCATCCTGGCACATCACCAAGATAACGTGGTCCATATACAACAACGACACCTGGATCGCAACATTCAGGAGCAGAAATAGCAACACAGAATGGCTCGGGAAGTTTAAGAGTCGACTGAGTCTCAACACCTCGTCTGGCGACTTGGAGATCAGAGATGTTCAGAGAGGGGATGAACTGGTTTACTCTGTTCTCCTCACACACAGTCAGGGGGAGCAGCAGATCAGTAAGGTACCGCTCACTGTGACAG AGCGTCTCGTTGAGCCTAGTGTTCAAAAGGTCTTCAGCGTTCTGAAGGACGGACACTGTGTGATGGCTCTTCGGTGCTCCTCTTCGGTGAAGGACACCAGATTTTCTTGGGAGCCAGAAGCTTCGTTTGACGGCTCCTTCTGGAGGGGGAGTCCCAACGCCAACGTCTCTGTTGTCTGGGCGTCTTACAGCCCCAACAGAAATGTAATCTTCATCTGTACTGCCAGCAACGGGCTCACTAACGCCTCTAAGGTTGTGAGGGAGATATGCCAAG ATGAACAGCCAAAGCCTGacatggtggtggagggggagaaCCGCGTCCCCGGGATCATAAAATTGCTCTTAGGATTTCTGTTCGGATGTCTTTTAACATATATTTTCAGAG AGTCCCTCACATGCTTATCAATCAGGTTCAACAA GAGTCGAAGCATCAACAAGTTGTGTCCTACACTTTCGGGAGTTGAAAAAAACTCCAGCCTACCTATAGAGAGGAGTTGA